One segment of Carcharodon carcharias isolate sCarCar2 chromosome 16, sCarCar2.pri, whole genome shotgun sequence DNA contains the following:
- the LOC121289215 gene encoding uncharacterized protein LOC121289215 isoform X1 has translation MEVKHKDYTFSKESHSNSVFHLTREHLELLVIWSHCHGNQCTFTPTWREIVEEDQNGILAILWECEAGHSYHWWTGGICQLPCDQDKSRGLLPSKSKQLEDVLASAVQIRKPHRIKTNDGDLTKETDSFDGPCKPFLSSDKAVRNGASVSQIPSTHHSWRESMFGGDRGKLGVSGTMGEAQAGKKPDILHIKTEKEETSDFSDQCVMKDENRGQNRELKKYHLGKSSLAAGQSAGHNISSADTCVSNGYRKRSSSVPDDQISGSSIMSHCNNGKVHIAELHHSPHPMSRGSCLTGSLVENTMKPSDVSAGEYCIGSANLANHERSGSNLGPLLDSDYIRPLTHNRVNSDVGNPELQCDPPEPSRQEGVLEFLHTILKADVVDEVFSNVRLANETDVEVLTENLSGKEDLLLDAGIQTNARLYFSAGGWAAVSATLEVLGTALERSKGDQDMEDRITEVSDSGPELMIVNPYPSCNMLNAAAMDEEQIVVAHVPALLPSADDKKRKVKYPVTKGEIRRRIIPPEKMSKTVIKSYLRLRRDNRFDIRQLLDLPVTGYDRTLHTSFTRLCEGEAKTLTENFHQLNLGYFPVDECASTIAEHAAASEIYAARKVIEDLDTIMDSFMWQEHPYNLITHGFGPQNIKVVLDLVKLLLRESLRKTSS, from the exons ATGGAAGTCAAACATAAAG ACTATACATTTTCAAAAGAAAGCCATTCCAATTCAGTGTTTCACTTAACACGCGAACACCTTGAACTGCTGGTGATTTGGTCCCATTGTCATGGTAACCAGTGTACATTTACCCCAACTTGGAGGGAGATTGTTGAAGAAGACCAAAATGGAATCCTGGCTATTCTatgggagtgtgaagctggtcacTCCTACCATTGGTGGACTGGAGGCATTTGTCAATTACCATGTGATCAAGATAAATCCAGAGGCCTGCTGCCTTCAAAATCCAAGCAGTTGGAAGACGTATTAGCATCAGCTGTACAAATAAGAAAACCACATAGAATTAAGACTAATGATGGTGATTTAACTAAAGAAACTGATTCATTTGATGGCCCTTGTAAGCCTTTTCTGTCTTCTGACAAAGCAGTCCGAAATGGAGCATCAGTTTCACAAATTCCTTCAACACACCATTCATGGAGAGAATCGATGTTTGGAGGTGACAGAGGGAAATTGGGTGTCAGTGGTACAATGGGTGAAGCACAAGCTGGTAAGAAACCAGATATTCTGCACATAAAAACTGAAAAAGAAGAAACCTCAGACTTTAGTGATCAATGTGTAATGAAAGATGAAAATAGAGGTCAAAATCGAGAATTGAAAAAATATCATTTGGGTAAGAGTTCCTTGGCTGCAGGACAATCAGCTGGACACAATATATCTTCAGCTGACACTTGTGTATCAAATGGCTACAGAAAACGGTCATCATCCGTCCCAGATGATCAAATCTCTGGTTCATCAATAATGTCTCACTGTAATAATGGCAAAGTTCACATTGCAGAACTACACCACTCCCCCCATCCTATGTCCAGAGGATCTTGTTTAACTGGAAGCTTAGTGGAAAACACCATGAAACCATCAGATGTGTCAGCTGGAGAGTACTGCATTGGGTCGGCCAACCTGGCAAATCACGAACGAAGTGGATCAAATCTAGGGCCGCTTTTAGATTCTGACTATATTAGGCCTTTAACCCATAATCGTGTAAATTCTGATGTTGGCAATCCTGAATTACAGTGTGACCCTCCAGAACCATCTAGGCAGGAGGGAGTTTTAG AGTTCTTGCACACTATTTTGAAAGCTGATGTAGTGGATGAGGTCTTCTCTAATGTTCGTTTAGCAAATGAAACTGATGTTGAAGTCTTGACAGAGAATCTTAGTGGAAAAGAAGATTTGCTGCTGGATGCTGGAATCCAAACAAATGCAAGGTTATATTTCAGTGCTGGTGGATGGGCAGCAGTTTCGGCAACACTTGAAGTATTAGGAA CAGCGCTGGAAAGGAGCAAAGGTGACCAAGATATGGAAGACAGAATAACAGAAG TTTCAGATTCAGGACCAGAGTTAATGATCGTGAATCCATATCCATCTTGTAATATGCTTAATGCTGCAGCAATGGATGAAG AACAAATTGTTGTTGCCCATGTTCCTGCTTTGCTCCCCTCGGCAGATGATAAAAAGAGAAAAGTTAAATATCCTGTAACTAAGGGGGAGATTCGGAGACGTATTATCCCTCCTGAAAAAATGTCTAAAACAGTCATTAAAAGCTACCTGAGGCTAAGAAGGGATAACCGCTTTGACATTCGTCAGCTTCTAGATCTGCCTGTAACTGGTTATGACCGGACTCTGCACACGTCATTTACTCgactctgtgagggtgaggcaaaaACACTGACTGAAAATTTTCATCAGCTGAACCTTGGTTACTTTCCTGTCGATGAATGTGCCAGCACGATTGCAGAGCATGCAGCAGCATCAGAAATATATGCAGCAAG AAAGGTGATTGAAGATCTTGACACAATCATGGATAGTTTTATGTGGCAGGAACATCCATATAATTTAATCACACATGGATTTGGTCCTCAGAACATCAAAGTAGTTTTGGACTTGGTAAAACTACTTCTGCGAGAATCACTACGAAAAACTTCATCCTGA
- the LOC121289215 gene encoding uncharacterized protein LOC121289215 isoform X3, with translation MEVKHKDYTFSKESHSNSVFHLTREHLELLVIWSHCHGNQCTFTPTWREIVEEDQNGILAILWECEAGHSYHWWTGGICQLPCDQDKSRGLLPSKSKQLEDVLASAVQIRKPHRIKTNDGDLTKETDSFDGPCKPFLSSDKAVRNGASVSQIPSTHHSWRESMFGGDRGKLGVSGTMGEAQAGKKPDILHIKTEKEETSDFSDQCVMKDENRGQNRELKKYHLGKSSLAAGQSAGHNISSADTCVSNGYRKRSSSVPDDQISGSSIMSHCNNGKVHIAELHHSPHPMSRGSCLTGSLVENTMKPSDVSAGEYCIGSANLANHERSGSNLGPLLDSDYIRPLTHNRVNSDVGNPELQCDPPEPSRQEGVLEFLHTILKADVVDEVFSNVRLANETDVEVLTENLSGKEDLLLDAGIQTNARLYFSAGGWAAVSATLEVLGTALERSKGDQDMEDRITEDSGPELMIVNPYPSCNMLNAAAMDEEQIVVAHVPALLPSADDKKRKVKYPVTKGEIRRRIIPPEKMSKTVIKSYLRLRRDNRFDIRQLLDLPVTGYDRTLHTSFTRLCEGEAKTLTENFHQLNLGYFPVDECASTIAEHAAASEIYAARKVIEDLDTIMDSFMWQEHPYNLITHGFGPQNIKVVLDLVKLLLRESLRKTSS, from the exons ATGGAAGTCAAACATAAAG ACTATACATTTTCAAAAGAAAGCCATTCCAATTCAGTGTTTCACTTAACACGCGAACACCTTGAACTGCTGGTGATTTGGTCCCATTGTCATGGTAACCAGTGTACATTTACCCCAACTTGGAGGGAGATTGTTGAAGAAGACCAAAATGGAATCCTGGCTATTCTatgggagtgtgaagctggtcacTCCTACCATTGGTGGACTGGAGGCATTTGTCAATTACCATGTGATCAAGATAAATCCAGAGGCCTGCTGCCTTCAAAATCCAAGCAGTTGGAAGACGTATTAGCATCAGCTGTACAAATAAGAAAACCACATAGAATTAAGACTAATGATGGTGATTTAACTAAAGAAACTGATTCATTTGATGGCCCTTGTAAGCCTTTTCTGTCTTCTGACAAAGCAGTCCGAAATGGAGCATCAGTTTCACAAATTCCTTCAACACACCATTCATGGAGAGAATCGATGTTTGGAGGTGACAGAGGGAAATTGGGTGTCAGTGGTACAATGGGTGAAGCACAAGCTGGTAAGAAACCAGATATTCTGCACATAAAAACTGAAAAAGAAGAAACCTCAGACTTTAGTGATCAATGTGTAATGAAAGATGAAAATAGAGGTCAAAATCGAGAATTGAAAAAATATCATTTGGGTAAGAGTTCCTTGGCTGCAGGACAATCAGCTGGACACAATATATCTTCAGCTGACACTTGTGTATCAAATGGCTACAGAAAACGGTCATCATCCGTCCCAGATGATCAAATCTCTGGTTCATCAATAATGTCTCACTGTAATAATGGCAAAGTTCACATTGCAGAACTACACCACTCCCCCCATCCTATGTCCAGAGGATCTTGTTTAACTGGAAGCTTAGTGGAAAACACCATGAAACCATCAGATGTGTCAGCTGGAGAGTACTGCATTGGGTCGGCCAACCTGGCAAATCACGAACGAAGTGGATCAAATCTAGGGCCGCTTTTAGATTCTGACTATATTAGGCCTTTAACCCATAATCGTGTAAATTCTGATGTTGGCAATCCTGAATTACAGTGTGACCCTCCAGAACCATCTAGGCAGGAGGGAGTTTTAG AGTTCTTGCACACTATTTTGAAAGCTGATGTAGTGGATGAGGTCTTCTCTAATGTTCGTTTAGCAAATGAAACTGATGTTGAAGTCTTGACAGAGAATCTTAGTGGAAAAGAAGATTTGCTGCTGGATGCTGGAATCCAAACAAATGCAAGGTTATATTTCAGTGCTGGTGGATGGGCAGCAGTTTCGGCAACACTTGAAGTATTAGGAA CAGCGCTGGAAAGGAGCAAAGGTGACCAAGATATGGAAGACAGAATAACAGAAG ATTCAGGACCAGAGTTAATGATCGTGAATCCATATCCATCTTGTAATATGCTTAATGCTGCAGCAATGGATGAAG AACAAATTGTTGTTGCCCATGTTCCTGCTTTGCTCCCCTCGGCAGATGATAAAAAGAGAAAAGTTAAATATCCTGTAACTAAGGGGGAGATTCGGAGACGTATTATCCCTCCTGAAAAAATGTCTAAAACAGTCATTAAAAGCTACCTGAGGCTAAGAAGGGATAACCGCTTTGACATTCGTCAGCTTCTAGATCTGCCTGTAACTGGTTATGACCGGACTCTGCACACGTCATTTACTCgactctgtgagggtgaggcaaaaACACTGACTGAAAATTTTCATCAGCTGAACCTTGGTTACTTTCCTGTCGATGAATGTGCCAGCACGATTGCAGAGCATGCAGCAGCATCAGAAATATATGCAGCAAG AAAGGTGATTGAAGATCTTGACACAATCATGGATAGTTTTATGTGGCAGGAACATCCATATAATTTAATCACACATGGATTTGGTCCTCAGAACATCAAAGTAGTTTTGGACTTGGTAAAACTACTTCTGCGAGAATCACTACGAAAAACTTCATCCTGA
- the LOC121289215 gene encoding uncharacterized protein LOC121289215 isoform X4 produces the protein MEVKHKDYTFSKESHSNSVFHLTREHLELLVIWSHCHGNQCTFTPTWREIVEEDQNGILAILWECEAGHSYHWWTGGICQLPCDQDKSRGLLPSKSKQLEDVLASAVQIRKPHRIKTNDGDLTKETDSFDGPCKPFLSSDKAVRNGASVSQIPSTHHSWRESMFGGDRGKLGVSGTMGEAQAGKKPDILHIKTEKEETSDFSDQCVMKDENRGQNRELKKYHLGKSSLAAGQSAGHNISSADTCVSNGYRKRSSSVPDDQISGSSIMSHCNNGKVHIAELHHSPHPMSRGSCLTGSLVENTMKPSDVSAGEYCIGSANLANHERSGSNLGPLLDSDYIRPLTHNRVNSDVGNPELQCDPPEPSRQEGVLEFLHTILKADVVDEVFSNVRLANETDVEVLTENLSGKEDLLLDAGIQTNARLYFSAGGWAAVSATLEVLGTLERSKGDQDMEDRITEDSGPELMIVNPYPSCNMLNAAAMDEEQIVVAHVPALLPSADDKKRKVKYPVTKGEIRRRIIPPEKMSKTVIKSYLRLRRDNRFDIRQLLDLPVTGYDRTLHTSFTRLCEGEAKTLTENFHQLNLGYFPVDECASTIAEHAAASEIYAARKVIEDLDTIMDSFMWQEHPYNLITHGFGPQNIKVVLDLVKLLLRESLRKTSS, from the exons ATGGAAGTCAAACATAAAG ACTATACATTTTCAAAAGAAAGCCATTCCAATTCAGTGTTTCACTTAACACGCGAACACCTTGAACTGCTGGTGATTTGGTCCCATTGTCATGGTAACCAGTGTACATTTACCCCAACTTGGAGGGAGATTGTTGAAGAAGACCAAAATGGAATCCTGGCTATTCTatgggagtgtgaagctggtcacTCCTACCATTGGTGGACTGGAGGCATTTGTCAATTACCATGTGATCAAGATAAATCCAGAGGCCTGCTGCCTTCAAAATCCAAGCAGTTGGAAGACGTATTAGCATCAGCTGTACAAATAAGAAAACCACATAGAATTAAGACTAATGATGGTGATTTAACTAAAGAAACTGATTCATTTGATGGCCCTTGTAAGCCTTTTCTGTCTTCTGACAAAGCAGTCCGAAATGGAGCATCAGTTTCACAAATTCCTTCAACACACCATTCATGGAGAGAATCGATGTTTGGAGGTGACAGAGGGAAATTGGGTGTCAGTGGTACAATGGGTGAAGCACAAGCTGGTAAGAAACCAGATATTCTGCACATAAAAACTGAAAAAGAAGAAACCTCAGACTTTAGTGATCAATGTGTAATGAAAGATGAAAATAGAGGTCAAAATCGAGAATTGAAAAAATATCATTTGGGTAAGAGTTCCTTGGCTGCAGGACAATCAGCTGGACACAATATATCTTCAGCTGACACTTGTGTATCAAATGGCTACAGAAAACGGTCATCATCCGTCCCAGATGATCAAATCTCTGGTTCATCAATAATGTCTCACTGTAATAATGGCAAAGTTCACATTGCAGAACTACACCACTCCCCCCATCCTATGTCCAGAGGATCTTGTTTAACTGGAAGCTTAGTGGAAAACACCATGAAACCATCAGATGTGTCAGCTGGAGAGTACTGCATTGGGTCGGCCAACCTGGCAAATCACGAACGAAGTGGATCAAATCTAGGGCCGCTTTTAGATTCTGACTATATTAGGCCTTTAACCCATAATCGTGTAAATTCTGATGTTGGCAATCCTGAATTACAGTGTGACCCTCCAGAACCATCTAGGCAGGAGGGAGTTTTAG AGTTCTTGCACACTATTTTGAAAGCTGATGTAGTGGATGAGGTCTTCTCTAATGTTCGTTTAGCAAATGAAACTGATGTTGAAGTCTTGACAGAGAATCTTAGTGGAAAAGAAGATTTGCTGCTGGATGCTGGAATCCAAACAAATGCAAGGTTATATTTCAGTGCTGGTGGATGGGCAGCAGTTTCGGCAACACTTGAAGTATTAGGAA CGCTGGAAAGGAGCAAAGGTGACCAAGATATGGAAGACAGAATAACAGAAG ATTCAGGACCAGAGTTAATGATCGTGAATCCATATCCATCTTGTAATATGCTTAATGCTGCAGCAATGGATGAAG AACAAATTGTTGTTGCCCATGTTCCTGCTTTGCTCCCCTCGGCAGATGATAAAAAGAGAAAAGTTAAATATCCTGTAACTAAGGGGGAGATTCGGAGACGTATTATCCCTCCTGAAAAAATGTCTAAAACAGTCATTAAAAGCTACCTGAGGCTAAGAAGGGATAACCGCTTTGACATTCGTCAGCTTCTAGATCTGCCTGTAACTGGTTATGACCGGACTCTGCACACGTCATTTACTCgactctgtgagggtgaggcaaaaACACTGACTGAAAATTTTCATCAGCTGAACCTTGGTTACTTTCCTGTCGATGAATGTGCCAGCACGATTGCAGAGCATGCAGCAGCATCAGAAATATATGCAGCAAG AAAGGTGATTGAAGATCTTGACACAATCATGGATAGTTTTATGTGGCAGGAACATCCATATAATTTAATCACACATGGATTTGGTCCTCAGAACATCAAAGTAGTTTTGGACTTGGTAAAACTACTTCTGCGAGAATCACTACGAAAAACTTCATCCTGA
- the LOC121289215 gene encoding uncharacterized protein LOC121289215 isoform X2, whose product MEVKHKDYTFSKESHSNSVFHLTREHLELLVIWSHCHGNQCTFTPTWREIVEEDQNGILAILWECEAGHSYHWWTGGICQLPCDQDKSRGLLPSKSKQLEDVLASAVQIRKPHRIKTNDGDLTKETDSFDGPCKPFLSSDKAVRNGASVSQIPSTHHSWRESMFGGDRGKLGVSGTMGEAQAGKKPDILHIKTEKEETSDFSDQCVMKDENRGQNRELKKYHLGKSSLAAGQSAGHNISSADTCVSNGYRKRSSSVPDDQISGSSIMSHCNNGKVHIAELHHSPHPMSRGSCLTGSLVENTMKPSDVSAGEYCIGSANLANHERSGSNLGPLLDSDYIRPLTHNRVNSDVGNPELQCDPPEPSRQEGVLEFLHTILKADVVDEVFSNVRLANETDVEVLTENLSGKEDLLLDAGIQTNARLYFSAGGWAAVSATLEVLGTLERSKGDQDMEDRITEVSDSGPELMIVNPYPSCNMLNAAAMDEEQIVVAHVPALLPSADDKKRKVKYPVTKGEIRRRIIPPEKMSKTVIKSYLRLRRDNRFDIRQLLDLPVTGYDRTLHTSFTRLCEGEAKTLTENFHQLNLGYFPVDECASTIAEHAAASEIYAARKVIEDLDTIMDSFMWQEHPYNLITHGFGPQNIKVVLDLVKLLLRESLRKTSS is encoded by the exons ATGGAAGTCAAACATAAAG ACTATACATTTTCAAAAGAAAGCCATTCCAATTCAGTGTTTCACTTAACACGCGAACACCTTGAACTGCTGGTGATTTGGTCCCATTGTCATGGTAACCAGTGTACATTTACCCCAACTTGGAGGGAGATTGTTGAAGAAGACCAAAATGGAATCCTGGCTATTCTatgggagtgtgaagctggtcacTCCTACCATTGGTGGACTGGAGGCATTTGTCAATTACCATGTGATCAAGATAAATCCAGAGGCCTGCTGCCTTCAAAATCCAAGCAGTTGGAAGACGTATTAGCATCAGCTGTACAAATAAGAAAACCACATAGAATTAAGACTAATGATGGTGATTTAACTAAAGAAACTGATTCATTTGATGGCCCTTGTAAGCCTTTTCTGTCTTCTGACAAAGCAGTCCGAAATGGAGCATCAGTTTCACAAATTCCTTCAACACACCATTCATGGAGAGAATCGATGTTTGGAGGTGACAGAGGGAAATTGGGTGTCAGTGGTACAATGGGTGAAGCACAAGCTGGTAAGAAACCAGATATTCTGCACATAAAAACTGAAAAAGAAGAAACCTCAGACTTTAGTGATCAATGTGTAATGAAAGATGAAAATAGAGGTCAAAATCGAGAATTGAAAAAATATCATTTGGGTAAGAGTTCCTTGGCTGCAGGACAATCAGCTGGACACAATATATCTTCAGCTGACACTTGTGTATCAAATGGCTACAGAAAACGGTCATCATCCGTCCCAGATGATCAAATCTCTGGTTCATCAATAATGTCTCACTGTAATAATGGCAAAGTTCACATTGCAGAACTACACCACTCCCCCCATCCTATGTCCAGAGGATCTTGTTTAACTGGAAGCTTAGTGGAAAACACCATGAAACCATCAGATGTGTCAGCTGGAGAGTACTGCATTGGGTCGGCCAACCTGGCAAATCACGAACGAAGTGGATCAAATCTAGGGCCGCTTTTAGATTCTGACTATATTAGGCCTTTAACCCATAATCGTGTAAATTCTGATGTTGGCAATCCTGAATTACAGTGTGACCCTCCAGAACCATCTAGGCAGGAGGGAGTTTTAG AGTTCTTGCACACTATTTTGAAAGCTGATGTAGTGGATGAGGTCTTCTCTAATGTTCGTTTAGCAAATGAAACTGATGTTGAAGTCTTGACAGAGAATCTTAGTGGAAAAGAAGATTTGCTGCTGGATGCTGGAATCCAAACAAATGCAAGGTTATATTTCAGTGCTGGTGGATGGGCAGCAGTTTCGGCAACACTTGAAGTATTAGGAA CGCTGGAAAGGAGCAAAGGTGACCAAGATATGGAAGACAGAATAACAGAAG TTTCAGATTCAGGACCAGAGTTAATGATCGTGAATCCATATCCATCTTGTAATATGCTTAATGCTGCAGCAATGGATGAAG AACAAATTGTTGTTGCCCATGTTCCTGCTTTGCTCCCCTCGGCAGATGATAAAAAGAGAAAAGTTAAATATCCTGTAACTAAGGGGGAGATTCGGAGACGTATTATCCCTCCTGAAAAAATGTCTAAAACAGTCATTAAAAGCTACCTGAGGCTAAGAAGGGATAACCGCTTTGACATTCGTCAGCTTCTAGATCTGCCTGTAACTGGTTATGACCGGACTCTGCACACGTCATTTACTCgactctgtgagggtgaggcaaaaACACTGACTGAAAATTTTCATCAGCTGAACCTTGGTTACTTTCCTGTCGATGAATGTGCCAGCACGATTGCAGAGCATGCAGCAGCATCAGAAATATATGCAGCAAG AAAGGTGATTGAAGATCTTGACACAATCATGGATAGTTTTATGTGGCAGGAACATCCATATAATTTAATCACACATGGATTTGGTCCTCAGAACATCAAAGTAGTTTTGGACTTGGTAAAACTACTTCTGCGAGAATCACTACGAAAAACTTCATCCTGA